A single genomic interval of Nostoc commune NIES-4072 harbors:
- a CDS encoding RNA-guided endonuclease InsQ/TnpB family protein: MRTAYQYKLRPTKQQAIEIDRWLSMLCAQYNYLLVDRFDWYERNRSPINACPLVCHIPELRDNPDYYSQKKTLPQLKKTHPWYGEIYSQVLQDIVKRVKVTFDRFFACDSNGKRSGRPRFKSRDRYRTFTYPQMKDGCLQGNLITLPMFGIVKVLKHRPIPDGFKIKTASVTKKADGYYLTLSLEDTTVPSIKPDFNADSITGIDLGLKEFLTTSDGEVVSIPQHYRKATKRLRVIQKRISRRKKGSNRRKKAIKQVAKQHKKVADKRKDFHFKTANNLLKKYDVVVHEDLNIKGLSRSILAKSVHDAGWSSFLSILTTKAENAGLSVIAVNPSGTSQDCSSCGVKVPKKLHERWHDCPNCECSLDRDHNAARNIKNRAVGHSVLKAKSLLSSSRIVLEAYTVCVGEASRREASV, from the coding sequence ATGAGGACAGCGTACCAATACAAGCTACGACCAACAAAACAACAAGCCATTGAAATAGATAGATGGTTGTCTATGCTATGCGCTCAATATAATTACTTGTTGGTTGATAGATTTGATTGGTACGAGCGCAATCGCTCACCGATTAACGCTTGCCCTCTTGTCTGCCATATACCAGAGTTGCGGGATAACCCAGACTATTACTCACAAAAGAAAACGCTACCGCAGCTTAAAAAAACTCATCCTTGGTACGGTGAGATTTACTCGCAGGTGCTACAGGATATAGTTAAACGAGTTAAGGTGACGTTTGACCGTTTTTTCGCATGTGATAGCAATGGTAAACGAAGTGGACGACCTCGGTTTAAGTCACGCGACCGATACAGGACTTTTACTTATCCGCAAATGAAGGATGGGTGTCTGCAAGGCAATCTAATTACTTTGCCGATGTTCGGCATAGTTAAAGTCCTAAAGCATCGTCCTATTCCAGACGGATTTAAAATCAAGACTGCATCTGTTACCAAAAAAGCTGATGGTTATTATTTAACTTTAAGCCTTGAAGATACGACAGTCCCAAGCATTAAGCCTGATTTCAATGCAGACTCGATTACAGGCATTGACCTGGGCTTAAAAGAGTTTTTGACAACTTCCGATGGTGAGGTTGTTTCAATTCCTCAGCATTACCGTAAGGCGACTAAGCGATTGCGGGTCATTCAAAAACGTATCTCACGCCGTAAAAAAGGAAGTAATCGACGCAAAAAAGCTATCAAGCAAGTCGCCAAGCAACACAAAAAAGTAGCTGATAAGCGCAAAGATTTTCACTTTAAGACAGCGAACAACCTACTGAAAAAATATGATGTCGTAGTTCATGAAGATTTAAACATCAAAGGACTTTCTCGTTCGATACTAGCAAAATCTGTGCATGATGCTGGATGGTCAAGCTTCCTGTCAATTTTAACAACCAAAGCCGAAAATGCTGGGTTATCGGTAATTGCAGTGAATCCATCGGGTACGTCACAAGACTGTTCTAGTTGTGGGGTGAAAGTTCCCAAAAAGTTGCATGAAAGATGGCATGACTGCCCTAATTGTGAATGTAGTCTTGACCGTGATCATAACGCAGCGCGAAACATAAAAAATAGAGCGGTAGGGCATTCCGTTCTTAAAGCCAAGAGTCTCCTAAGCAGTAGCCGGATTGTCTTGGAAGCCTACACTGTATGCGTTGGCGAAGCCTCTCGTAGAGAAGCATCAGTGTAG
- a CDS encoding M16 family metallopeptidase, translated as MSQQLTNTVFPASVFRLDSGLTFIHQEIPTTPVVVADVWVRAGASLEPEPWFGMAHFLEHMIFKGTATLPPGMFDSKVENRGGVSNAATSYDYAHYSLTTAAPYLKDTLPYLGELLLNAAIPEDEFSRERDVVLEEIRSCQDDSDWIGFQGLIQSIYPHHPYGRSVLGTEQELMQQSPEAMRCFHRTHYQPENMTVVIAGGIAQQPAWEMVNSSFADFAERSNCPQFEKVTKPVITGIHRQELYLPRIEQARLLMAWLVPGVEEIRAGFGLDLLSVLLAEGRTSRLVRDLREDLQLVQGIYSSFSLQRESSLFTITAWLEPENLEEVESLICAHLDDLQTTGISEQELGRTRRLLCNEYAFSTETPNQLTGLYGYYNTIAHAELAVTYPQQIQSFDAKELQKLAKQYLSLENYAVTVLKPC; from the coding sequence TTGTCACAGCAACTAACTAATACAGTATTTCCAGCCTCAGTCTTCCGATTAGACAGTGGTTTAACTTTTATTCATCAAGAGATTCCCACTACCCCTGTAGTTGTGGCGGATGTTTGGGTGCGTGCTGGAGCAAGCCTAGAGCCAGAACCGTGGTTTGGCATGGCGCACTTTTTAGAACACATGATTTTTAAAGGTACAGCGACGCTACCCCCTGGAATGTTCGATTCTAAAGTTGAAAATCGGGGAGGCGTGAGTAATGCGGCGACAAGCTATGATTATGCTCATTATTCTCTCACCACAGCTGCCCCTTATTTAAAAGATACTCTGCCCTACTTGGGAGAACTACTGCTCAATGCGGCAATTCCAGAAGATGAATTTAGCCGCGAACGAGACGTGGTGCTAGAGGAAATTCGCTCTTGTCAGGACGATTCTGACTGGATAGGCTTTCAAGGGCTGATTCAAAGCATCTATCCGCATCACCCTTACGGACGTTCGGTATTGGGTACTGAGCAAGAACTGATGCAGCAATCGCCAGAAGCAATGCGCTGTTTTCACCGCACTCACTATCAGCCGGAAAACATGACGGTGGTAATTGCAGGAGGTATAGCCCAGCAACCAGCTTGGGAAATGGTAAATAGTTCATTTGCTGATTTTGCCGAACGCTCTAATTGTCCGCAGTTTGAGAAAGTGACAAAGCCAGTAATAACCGGTATTCATCGTCAAGAACTGTATTTACCACGCATAGAACAAGCGCGATTATTGATGGCGTGGCTGGTTCCTGGAGTAGAAGAAATCCGCGCTGGCTTTGGTTTAGATTTGTTGTCAGTGTTATTGGCAGAAGGGCGGACTTCGCGTTTAGTGCGTGATTTACGAGAAGATTTGCAATTGGTACAGGGGATTTACAGTAGTTTTTCTCTACAACGGGAATCAAGTTTATTTACAATTACTGCCTGGTTGGAACCAGAAAACCTGGAGGAAGTTGAGTCCTTAATTTGCGCTCATTTGGATGATTTGCAGACTACAGGAATTAGCGAACAGGAACTTGGTCGTACACGCAGACTGCTATGTAATGAGTATGCGTTTTCTACCGAAACGCCAAATCAGCTTACAGGGCTTTATGGATATTACAATACCATCGCCCACGCTGAATTAGCTGTGACATATCCCCAGCAGATTCAATCTTTTGATGCCAAAGAACTACAAAAATTAGCTAAACAATATCTCTCGCTGGAGAATTACGCGGTTACTGTACTTAAACCGTGTTAG
- a CDS encoding M16 family metallopeptidase, with product MTTLLQKSPIHRTVLNNGIVVLVAENPAADIIAARIFVRAGSCNENREQAGLAHLLSAVMTKGCDGLSSLEIAEKVESVGASLSADAGTDYFLLSFKTVTSDFGEILTLAGRILRSPTFPETQVELERRLALQDIRSQKEQPFNVAFEQMRQVMYQNHPYSMSVLGDETTMSSLTRADLVEYHQTYFRPDNVVISIAGRVTATDAAALVEEVFADWQAPAQALPILNLPEIKVEPQVRVKPIQTQQSIVMLGYLGTSVSSVDYAALKLLCTYLGNGLSSRLFVELREKRGLAYEVSAFYSTRLFPASFVVYMGTAPENTSIALEGLRTEVDLLCTTEVSESALKAAKNKILGQYALGKQTNGQIAQIYGWYEILGLGIDFDTKFQELIAAVSAQDAIASARKYLKEPYLSLVGQEDAINRAIA from the coding sequence ATGACAACCTTGCTGCAAAAATCGCCTATCCATCGTACTGTATTGAACAATGGCATTGTAGTGCTGGTGGCAGAAAATCCTGCTGCGGATATTATTGCGGCGCGAATTTTTGTGCGTGCTGGTAGTTGTAACGAAAACCGCGAGCAAGCAGGGTTGGCACATTTGCTCTCAGCAGTGATGACAAAGGGATGCGATGGTCTTTCTAGTTTGGAAATTGCAGAAAAAGTCGAGTCTGTAGGAGCGAGTTTGAGTGCAGATGCTGGCACTGATTATTTTCTGCTATCTTTCAAAACGGTAACATCCGATTTTGGAGAAATTTTAACATTAGCAGGGCGGATTTTGCGATCGCCTACTTTTCCCGAAACTCAAGTGGAACTAGAACGGCGTTTAGCACTCCAGGATATTCGTTCCCAAAAAGAGCAACCGTTTAATGTCGCCTTTGAACAAATGCGGCAGGTAATGTACCAAAATCATCCATACTCCATGTCAGTGCTGGGAGATGAAACCACCATGAGTAGCTTAACTCGTGCGGATTTAGTGGAGTATCACCAAACTTATTTCCGTCCAGATAATGTAGTAATTAGTATTGCTGGTAGAGTCACAGCCACAGATGCAGCCGCGTTGGTGGAAGAAGTTTTTGCTGATTGGCAAGCGCCAGCCCAAGCACTACCAATACTGAATTTACCTGAGATTAAAGTGGAACCACAGGTAAGGGTTAAGCCAATACAAACACAACAATCAATCGTGATGCTTGGGTATTTGGGAACATCGGTGAGTTCTGTTGATTACGCCGCACTGAAGTTACTGTGTACCTACTTAGGAAATGGGCTTTCTAGTCGCTTGTTTGTCGAATTGCGGGAAAAGCGTGGTTTAGCTTACGAAGTATCCGCCTTTTACTCCACAAGGCTATTTCCAGCCTCGTTTGTAGTTTATATGGGTACAGCACCAGAAAATACCAGCATTGCCCTAGAAGGACTGCGTACAGAAGTAGATTTATTATGTACCACCGAAGTATCAGAAAGCGCACTCAAAGCTGCTAAAAACAAGATACTGGGACAGTACGCTTTGGGTAAACAAACGAACGGGCAAATTGCTCAGATATACGGTTGGTATGAAATTTTGGGCTTAGGAATTGATTTTGATACAAAGTTCCAAGAATTGATTGCGGCTGTGAGTGCCCAGGATGCCATCGCTTCAGCTCGTAAGTATTTAAAAGAGCCTTACTTGTCTTTAGTTGGTCAAGAAGACGCAATTAATCGAGCGATCGCATAA
- a CDS encoding peptidoglycan-binding domain-containing protein: MEKRPKRSKSFSAIEILLFSATPLVIASTAVVSIAAPQKIAQVNPGNSINRPILKVGSQGERVSELQAALKLLGFYSGAVDGIYSENTASAVSRFKQAAGLNPDGIVDASTWQRLFPNQPVAASTIPSSQPRFNSANNFPVPTQASNVSNVVNSNPPRQVTQVPTNPEPRPTTPRQAVRQVPNSPEPRPATPRRTTTSSTQKTPNRTTSTTRSQSTTRTRQTTRTQPNTTTKRTPGIQYTSEGLPILRIGLRGSEVVKLQQQLKKLGFLKGDADGDFGETTEAAVKAAQKSYGLEADGVVGGSTWEVLLRR, from the coding sequence ATGGAAAAACGGCCAAAGAGGTCTAAATCTTTCTCAGCCATTGAAATTCTCTTGTTCTCCGCTACGCCTCTGGTTATTGCCTCAACGGCTGTAGTATCAATAGCAGCACCACAAAAAATTGCCCAAGTAAATCCTGGAAATAGCATCAACCGCCCTATCCTCAAAGTTGGTAGTCAAGGCGAACGTGTATCTGAACTTCAGGCAGCTCTGAAACTTTTGGGTTTTTATTCTGGTGCTGTAGATGGTATATATAGTGAGAATACAGCCAGTGCTGTTTCCCGGTTTAAACAAGCTGCTGGCTTGAATCCAGATGGCATTGTGGATGCTAGCACTTGGCAACGACTTTTTCCTAATCAACCAGTAGCAGCATCAACCATTCCTTCATCCCAGCCAAGATTTAACTCAGCTAATAATTTTCCTGTTCCAACCCAGGCTAGCAATGTCAGCAACGTTGTAAATTCCAATCCTCCAAGACAAGTAACACAAGTTCCGACTAACCCCGAACCAAGACCTACTACCCCAAGACAAGCTGTAAGACAAGTTCCGAACAGCCCTGAACCAAGACCTGCTACCCCAAGAAGAACTACAACTTCAAGCACACAGAAAACGCCGAATCGGACTACATCAACCACTCGAAGTCAGTCAACTACACGCACTCGACAAACTACTCGAACTCAGCCAAACACAACTACTAAGCGAACCCCTGGTATTCAATACACCTCAGAAGGATTGCCAATTTTGCGTATAGGATTACGTGGTTCTGAAGTTGTTAAGTTGCAACAACAACTGAAAAAGCTTGGTTTCTTGAAAGGCGATGCCGATGGAGACTTTGGCGAGACAACCGAAGCAGCTGTGAAAGCTGCACAAAAGAGCTATGGTTTAGAAGCTGACGGTGTAGTTGGTGGCTCTACCTGGGAGGTTCTTTTGCGGCGTTAG
- a CDS encoding phage holin family protein, translating to MKHFLLTWLGTAVALLITTKIVSGFVVTGFVSALVAAFVIGLVNAFVRPILQILAFPITLLTFGLFALVINALTLWLASVLTPGYGFEIQGFLPALLGSIVLAIVSSVINYFLRVVD from the coding sequence ATGAAACACTTTTTATTAACTTGGCTTGGTACTGCGGTGGCGTTATTGATTACTACTAAAATCGTTTCGGGATTCGTGGTCACAGGTTTTGTGAGTGCCTTGGTTGCTGCCTTTGTTATTGGTCTGGTTAATGCATTTGTTAGACCAATTTTGCAGATTTTGGCCTTTCCGATTACCTTACTCACCTTTGGTTTGTTTGCATTGGTGATTAACGCCTTAACCCTTTGGCTGGCAAGTGTTTTAACTCCTGGTTATGGTTTTGAGATTCAGGGCTTTTTACCTGCGTTGTTAGGTTCCATTGTGCTAGCTATTGTTTCTAGCGTAATTAACTATTTTTTGAGAGTTGTTGACTAG
- a CDS encoding cobalamin biosynthesis protein: MVGCWSKPNPDELNKEIHQVQQALWVGIGCKRGTSWQLIDQAIEQIFQENQLFQSAIAGFATIDTKSSEVGLVELCNLRNLPLKTFSAQILRCVCVPNPATITNHKVGTPSVAEAAAILAATQTPLLTASPFNSTEALGVRFLVPKQIFQLEGQPGAVTLAVAQALNIISHLSLVICH, encoded by the coding sequence TTGGTTGGCTGTTGGAGTAAACCAAATCCTGACGAATTGAATAAGGAAATACACCAAGTGCAACAGGCTTTATGGGTAGGAATCGGTTGTAAACGGGGAACCTCATGGCAGTTGATTGATCAAGCAATTGAGCAAATATTTCAAGAAAATCAACTTTTTCAAAGTGCGATCGCAGGTTTTGCTACCATTGACACTAAATCCTCAGAAGTTGGTTTAGTAGAACTTTGTAACCTACGCAATTTGCCTCTAAAAACTTTTTCTGCCCAAATTCTTCGCTGTGTCTGTGTCCCCAACCCTGCCACAATTACCAACCACAAAGTAGGTACACCTAGCGTAGCAGAGGCAGCTGCTATTCTTGCAGCTACTCAAACCCCATTGTTGACTGCTTCCCCTTTTAACAGCACAGAAGCATTGGGAGTAAGGTTCTTAGTTCCTAAACAGATTTTTCAGCTAGAAGGGCAACCAGGAGCGGTAACGCTAGCTGTTGCCCAAGCCTTAAATATAATTAGTCATTTGTCATTAGTCATTTGTCATTAG
- the argS gene encoding arginine--tRNA ligase, with translation MNATQEKLKVQLEKAIVAAFGADFAGVDPILVSASNPKFGDYQANVALSLSKKKGLQPRAIAGAIALKLDVSEICEPPEIAGPGFINLKLKTAYLEAQLNDIQADPRLGVPAAKTPKREIVDFSSPNIAKEMHVGHLRSTIIGDSIARILEFQGHDVLRLNHIGDWGTQFGMLIAYLREVYPDALTTANALDIGDLVSFYRKAKQRFDTDAAFQETARQEVVRLQAGAEDTLHAWKLLCEQSRQEFQIIYELLDIKLTERGESFYNPLLPEVVEDLEKSGLLVENQGAKCVFLEGFTNREGEPLPLIVQKSDGGYNYATTDLASLRYRIQQDQAKRIIYVTDAGQGNHFAQFFQVARKAGWIPDDVELVHVPFGLVLGEDGKKFKTRSGDTVRLRDLLDEAVSRAHADLKTRLQKEERQETEEFINEVARVVGISAVKYADLSQNRTSNYIFSYDKMLDLKGNTAPYMLYVYARIHGISRKGDINFKELGKNAVLLQHETELALAKYLLQLDEVISSVEQDLLPNRLCEYLFELSQKFNQFYDRCPILQAEEPQRTSRLVLCDLTARTLKLGLSLLGIQVLERM, from the coding sequence ATGAACGCTACACAAGAAAAACTAAAAGTTCAGCTTGAGAAGGCAATAGTTGCGGCTTTTGGCGCTGATTTTGCTGGAGTAGATCCAATTTTGGTTTCTGCTAGCAATCCTAAATTTGGTGATTATCAGGCGAATGTGGCTTTATCCCTGAGTAAAAAGAAAGGATTGCAACCAAGAGCGATCGCAGGTGCGATCGCCCTGAAACTAGATGTATCCGAAATCTGCGAACCCCCGGAAATCGCTGGGCCAGGATTTATCAATCTGAAGCTGAAAACGGCATACCTAGAAGCACAACTGAATGACATTCAAGCTGATCCCAGGTTGGGAGTTCCAGCCGCGAAAACGCCCAAGCGGGAAATTGTGGATTTTTCCAGTCCGAATATTGCTAAAGAAATGCACGTTGGACACTTGCGTTCTACGATTATTGGTGATTCCATCGCCCGGATTTTAGAATTTCAAGGACACGATGTTTTACGGTTAAATCATATCGGTGATTGGGGTACGCAATTTGGGATGTTAATTGCCTATCTGCGGGAAGTTTACCCAGACGCACTTACCACCGCTAATGCTTTAGATATTGGTGATTTAGTCTCTTTTTACCGCAAAGCCAAACAACGCTTTGATACAGATGCAGCTTTTCAAGAAACAGCACGGCAAGAAGTCGTAAGATTACAAGCAGGTGCAGAAGATACACTCCATGCTTGGAAACTGCTGTGCGAACAATCACGGCAGGAGTTTCAAATAATTTATGAGTTGCTGGATATTAAGTTGACTGAACGGGGTGAATCTTTCTATAATCCCTTATTACCAGAAGTTGTGGAAGATTTAGAAAAATCTGGCTTACTGGTAGAAAACCAGGGCGCAAAATGCGTTTTTCTGGAAGGGTTTACAAATAGAGAAGGTGAACCTTTACCTTTAATTGTGCAGAAGTCAGATGGCGGCTATAACTACGCCACGACAGATTTAGCATCCCTCCGCTACCGGATTCAGCAGGATCAAGCAAAGCGGATAATTTATGTAACAGATGCTGGACAAGGAAACCACTTTGCCCAATTTTTCCAAGTAGCACGCAAAGCTGGATGGATTCCCGATGATGTGGAATTAGTGCATGTACCCTTTGGGTTGGTGTTAGGAGAAGATGGGAAGAAATTCAAAACTCGTTCTGGGGACACTGTGCGGTTGCGGGATTTATTAGATGAAGCTGTTTCTCGTGCCCATGCTGATCTAAAAACTAGATTACAAAAAGAAGAACGCCAAGAAACTGAAGAATTTATTAATGAAGTTGCTAGGGTAGTTGGGATCAGCGCAGTTAAGTATGCAGACTTAAGCCAAAATCGCACCAGTAACTACATTTTCAGCTACGACAAAATGCTGGATCTTAAAGGTAATACTGCGCCCTATATGCTGTATGTTTATGCGCGAATTCATGGGATTAGTCGCAAGGGTGATATTAACTTTAAAGAGTTGGGAAAGAATGCCGTTTTGTTGCAGCATGAAACAGAATTAGCGCTAGCAAAATATTTACTTCAACTCGATGAAGTTATTAGTAGTGTAGAACAAGACTTGCTGCCTAATCGTTTATGTGAGTATTTGTTTGAACTGAGTCAGAAGTTTAACCAATTCTATGATCGCTGTCCCATATTACAAGCCGAGGAACCGCAGAGGACATCACGCTTGGTTTTATGTGATTTGACTGCTAGAACTCTGAAGTTGGGATTGTCTTTATTGGGAATTCAGGTATTGGAGAGGATGTAA
- a CDS encoding type II toxin-antitoxin system HicA family toxin, translated as MKVREVIKRLEADDWYLARTKGSHRQFKHPDKPNTVTVSGKPNVDVPIGTLKNIWRQAQLEEE; from the coding sequence ATGAAAGTACGCGAAGTTATCAAACGACTAGAAGCTGATGATTGGTATCTTGCTAGAACTAAAGGTAGTCATCGACAGTTCAAACATCCAGATAAACCCAATACTGTAACAGTGTCTGGTAAACCAAATGTAGATGTGCCAATTGGTACTCTTAAAAATATCTGGAGACAAGCTCAATTGGAGGAAGAGTAA
- a CDS encoding type II toxin-antitoxin system HicB family antitoxin gives MRYTVVIEKGETSYGAYVPDLPGCVAVGETLEEIKQMIAEAIEFHLEGMLEDGLPIPKPTSIAHEVEVANYIKT, from the coding sequence ATGCGTTATACAGTTGTGATTGAAAAGGGAGAAACTAGTTACGGCGCTTATGTTCCTGATTTACCCGGTTGTGTAGCTGTGGGTGAAACCTTAGAAGAAATCAAGCAGATGATTGCAGAAGCTATTGAATTTCATCTAGAAGGAATGCTAGAAGATGGTTTACCTATTCCTAAACCTACAAGCATCGCTCATGAGGTTGAAGTTGCAAACTACATCAAAACATAA
- a CDS encoding PAN domain-containing protein: protein MKLTIVAAWQYAKKNFVFPRNIIFFGLALLLILGFSTAVNLLPLAQPAIAQVTPLSTTIPRFTVTAEFGRDRAGSDYSGFPIEPFASVCQQSCINDNRCSAYTYVRPGVQGASAVCYLKTIAPASTPNSCCVSGVKL, encoded by the coding sequence ATGAAATTAACAATAGTCGCAGCTTGGCAATATGCAAAGAAAAATTTTGTTTTCCCAAGAAATATTATATTTTTTGGATTGGCACTTTTACTGATTTTAGGTTTTAGTACGGCTGTAAACTTGCTCCCATTGGCTCAACCTGCCATAGCTCAAGTGACTCCACTCTCAACCACTATTCCACGTTTTACCGTAACTGCTGAATTTGGTAGAGATAGAGCAGGTAGCGATTACTCAGGATTTCCTATTGAACCATTCGCTTCAGTTTGCCAGCAGTCTTGTATTAATGATAATAGGTGTAGTGCTTATACCTATGTTCGACCAGGAGTACAAGGTGCTAGTGCTGTTTGTTATTTGAAAACTATAGCACCAGCATCAACACCAAATAGCTGCTGTGTATCCGGTGTGAAATTGTAA
- the murD gene encoding UDP-N-acetylmuramoyl-L-alanine--D-glutamate ligase — translation MSRATVIGLGKSGVAAARLLKREGWEVELSDSNTSETLLQQQQELAAEQITVKLGQSLELNGANLPQLIVVSPGVPWDIPVLIKARQLGIETIGEMELAWRNLQSLPWVGITGTNGKTTTTALIAAIFQAAGLNAPACGNIGYAASEVALSNRGQGTGDRGQGVGEVGEAYNSSLLTPNSSLLTSNSSLDWVIAEISSYQVESSVSLAPRIGVWTTFTPDHLSRHKTLENYYNIKAKLLRQSELQVFNGDDAYLRQQGLSAWPNAYWTSVKGKDFLISEKGFYIEDDWVVEKLTATSAPEPIVKVSTLRMVGEHNQQNLLMAVATARLAGINRDAIAHAIVEFPGVAHRLEHICTWEGIDFINDSKATNYDAAEVGLASVKSPAILIAGGEAKAGDDTGWLAQIQTKAAAVLLIGSAAPTFAQRLQEVGYYSYHIVETMERAVPRAAELAKEYEASVVLLSPACASFDQYPNFEVRGDRFRQLCLAWAEAEKLQYNSILSSSLP, via the coding sequence ATGTCCAGAGCTACTGTAATTGGATTGGGAAAGTCCGGTGTTGCTGCGGCGAGATTGTTGAAACGGGAAGGTTGGGAGGTAGAGCTAAGTGATAGCAATACCTCCGAAACCCTCCTACAACAACAACAAGAACTCGCTGCCGAGCAAATAACCGTGAAACTAGGCCAATCCCTAGAATTGAATGGTGCTAATTTACCTCAATTAATAGTCGTTAGCCCTGGTGTGCCTTGGGATATTCCTGTATTAATCAAGGCACGCCAATTAGGTATTGAAACCATTGGGGAAATGGAACTCGCTTGGCGAAATTTGCAATCCTTGCCTTGGGTAGGAATTACAGGTACTAACGGCAAAACTACTACCACAGCTTTAATTGCTGCCATTTTTCAAGCAGCAGGCTTAAATGCACCCGCCTGCGGTAATATTGGCTACGCCGCAAGTGAAGTTGCGCTATCTAATAGGGGACAGGGGACAGGGGATAGGGGACAGGGAGTAGGGGAAGTAGGGGAGGCATATAATTCCTCACTCTTAACTCCTAACTCCTCACTTTTAACTTCTAACTCCTCACTTGATTGGGTGATTGCGGAAATTAGCAGTTATCAAGTAGAGTCTTCTGTTTCTCTTGCTCCACGTATTGGTGTTTGGACGACTTTCACACCGGATCATCTAAGTCGCCATAAGACTTTGGAGAACTATTACAACATCAAAGCCAAGCTGTTGCGTCAGTCCGAATTGCAAGTGTTCAATGGCGATGATGCTTACTTGAGGCAGCAAGGTTTAAGTGCTTGGCCTAATGCTTATTGGACAAGTGTCAAAGGAAAAGATTTCCTTATTAGCGAAAAAGGCTTTTACATCGAGGATGACTGGGTTGTGGAAAAATTGACTGCAACCTCTGCACCAGAACCGATTGTGAAAGTATCTACTTTGCGGATGGTGGGAGAACATAACCAGCAAAATCTCTTGATGGCAGTAGCAACAGCACGATTAGCGGGAATTAATCGTGATGCGATCGCACATGCTATTGTTGAATTTCCTGGTGTTGCTCATCGTTTGGAGCATATCTGTACTTGGGAAGGTATTGATTTCATCAACGACAGCAAAGCCACTAACTACGATGCTGCCGAAGTTGGTTTAGCATCTGTGAAAAGTCCAGCGATTTTAATTGCTGGTGGAGAAGCTAAAGCAGGTGATGATACTGGCTGGCTAGCACAAATTCAAACCAAAGCTGCTGCTGTGTTATTGATTGGCTCTGCTGCACCCACATTTGCCCAACGTCTCCAAGAGGTGGGATATTATTCTTACCACATTGTGGAAACGATGGAAAGGGCAGTTCCGAGAGCGGCAGAATTAGCTAAGGAGTATGAAGCGTCTGTGGTGTTACTATCTCCGGCTTGTGCAAGTTTCGACCAGTACCCGAATTTTGAGGTGCGGGGCGATCGTTTCCGTCAGTTGTGCCTTGCTTGGGCGGAAGCAGAGAAGCTTCAATACAACTCGATTCTTTCATCTTCCCTGCCTTAA